In a genomic window of Occallatibacter riparius:
- a CDS encoding VOC family protein, whose product MAIEVTGVAPLVQVFDVPKSIRFYRDVLGFAVTERAKAKQALSNRH is encoded by the coding sequence GTGGCAATTGAGGTTACGGGCGTTGCACCGCTGGTGCAGGTGTTCGACGTGCCGAAGTCGATCCGGTTCTATCGCGATGTGCTGGGGTTTGCGGTGACGGAGCGAGCGAAGGCCAAGCAGGCATTGAGCAACAGGCATTAG
- a CDS encoding ABC transporter permease, protein MRTVLQDLRYSFRQLLKTPGFALTAVISLALGIGATTAVFSVVYAILMDPYPYAAPDRMAHMLLTASNGDRRGFGVTAAQWQILRKSPVLEDAFITDDWNLTVTGSDLPEDIDGQYVTSNMFAFMGVPAALGRGLQPSDAIDGQDPQPVVVLAHAFWQRHFNGDTGVVGKTIQLMRKNYTVVGVAASRFTWGDADVYLPLKVTGDQLRGYEPEIRLKPGVTRAQAEAALQPLVEQFHKEAPNHFPKEPAKLRIEGLNDMFIRELGGTLYLLFGSVALLLMIGCGNVSILLLARATAREREFAVRSAIGASRRRLIRQLLTESILLSFAGAGLGLVLAYRILAVIVANLPQFSFPHEASIHINVPVLVFCVTVAVVTGVLFGLSPAWRLSRPEVSQVMQSASRKTTAGVSGRKVHRTLIAGQIALTLLMLAGAAAAIEGFLKVAHMKLGYDPQNVMSVGIPIHDGTYKTWEEREAYFVRLHDAAQTVPGVTVAAISSNATPPSNGFRTDFEIVGKPSTSEQKLHLNLVSREYFPTLRIPLQQGRVWDADEEHRGAAIMVINQTMAKRFFPNGDAIGHMLKIPDAKPQPPYRLVSPAGQGPVLIVGVMADKLDDGLSKPVAPEGFVPYTMMMGMYTQILVRAEASPLPLVRAVSAAVNSVDHDQQTNHNVKDLEHWISGEPEYARGQLVSWLFGGFAALALALAAVGLYSVVSYTVAQRTNEFGIRIALGAQRGHVTGLVFRSMLLSVGGGIAAGVVLSIALSKVLAHWSSESASSRDPLLLAGVTCAMAVVASLACALPARRASGLDPVEAIRYE, encoded by the coding sequence ATGCGGACTGTGCTGCAGGATTTGCGCTATTCGTTCCGGCAATTGTTGAAGACGCCGGGATTCGCTTTGACGGCTGTGATTTCGCTGGCGCTGGGGATCGGCGCGACGACGGCGGTGTTCAGCGTGGTGTACGCGATCCTGATGGATCCGTATCCTTATGCGGCGCCGGACCGGATGGCGCACATGCTGCTGACGGCGTCGAATGGCGATCGCCGAGGCTTTGGGGTTACGGCCGCGCAGTGGCAGATTCTGCGGAAGTCTCCGGTGCTGGAAGATGCGTTCATCACCGATGACTGGAACCTGACGGTGACGGGATCGGATTTGCCGGAGGACATCGACGGCCAGTACGTTACCTCGAACATGTTCGCCTTTATGGGCGTGCCGGCGGCGCTGGGGCGCGGATTGCAGCCGAGCGATGCAATCGACGGGCAGGATCCACAGCCGGTTGTGGTGCTGGCACACGCGTTCTGGCAGAGGCATTTCAACGGCGACACAGGTGTGGTGGGCAAGACCATCCAGTTGATGCGGAAGAACTACACCGTTGTAGGCGTGGCGGCGTCGCGCTTCACGTGGGGCGATGCGGACGTGTATCTGCCGCTGAAGGTAACCGGCGACCAGCTCAGGGGCTATGAGCCGGAGATTCGGCTGAAGCCGGGAGTGACCCGCGCACAGGCCGAGGCCGCGCTACAGCCGCTGGTTGAGCAGTTCCACAAAGAGGCGCCCAATCATTTCCCGAAGGAACCCGCCAAGCTGCGCATCGAAGGGCTGAATGACATGTTCATCCGGGAGCTTGGCGGAACGCTCTATCTCCTGTTCGGGTCGGTGGCGTTGCTGCTTATGATCGGCTGCGGCAACGTTTCGATTCTGCTGCTGGCGCGGGCCACTGCGCGGGAGCGGGAGTTTGCGGTGCGATCGGCAATCGGTGCTTCGCGCCGGCGGCTGATTCGCCAATTGCTCACCGAGTCGATTCTGCTTTCGTTTGCGGGAGCGGGATTGGGGCTGGTGCTGGCGTACCGGATCCTGGCGGTGATTGTGGCGAATCTGCCGCAGTTCTCGTTTCCGCACGAGGCATCGATTCATATCAACGTGCCGGTGCTTGTGTTCTGCGTGACGGTGGCCGTTGTTACAGGAGTGTTGTTCGGCTTGTCGCCGGCGTGGCGGCTGTCGCGGCCGGAGGTCAGCCAGGTGATGCAGTCGGCCTCAAGAAAGACGACAGCAGGTGTGAGCGGGCGGAAGGTGCATCGCACGCTGATTGCCGGACAGATTGCGCTAACCCTGCTGATGCTGGCGGGAGCGGCGGCTGCAATTGAGGGCTTTTTAAAAGTAGCGCACATGAAGCTGGGCTACGATCCGCAGAACGTAATGTCGGTGGGCATTCCTATTCACGATGGAACGTACAAGACATGGGAAGAGCGGGAGGCGTACTTCGTGCGGCTGCACGACGCTGCGCAGACCGTGCCTGGCGTTACGGTGGCAGCGATCTCGAGCAATGCGACGCCGCCTTCGAACGGGTTCAGAACGGACTTTGAGATTGTGGGGAAGCCCTCCACCAGTGAACAGAAGTTGCACTTGAATTTGGTGAGCCGTGAGTACTTCCCTACCCTGCGGATTCCGTTGCAGCAGGGGCGCGTCTGGGATGCGGATGAAGAGCATCGCGGCGCGGCCATAATGGTGATCAATCAGACGATGGCAAAGCGGTTCTTTCCGAATGGCGATGCTATCGGGCACATGCTGAAGATTCCAGATGCGAAGCCGCAGCCGCCGTATAGGCTGGTTTCTCCAGCGGGCCAAGGTCCAGTGTTGATTGTGGGTGTGATGGCCGACAAGCTGGACGATGGACTGTCGAAGCCTGTGGCTCCCGAAGGATTTGTTCCCTACACGATGATGATGGGGATGTATACGCAGATCCTGGTAAGGGCGGAGGCGTCGCCCCTTCCACTAGTGCGAGCAGTGAGCGCGGCAGTCAACTCGGTAGATCACGATCAGCAGACGAACCACAACGTGAAGGACCTGGAGCACTGGATCTCAGGCGAGCCTGAGTATGCGCGGGGGCAGCTTGTTTCCTGGCTGTTCGGGGGATTTGCCGCCCTGGCGCTGGCGCTGGCAGCGGTGGGGCTTTACAGCGTGGTGTCGTACACGGTGGCGCAGCGGACAAACGAGTTTGGGATTCGCATTGCGCTGGGCGCGCAGCGCGGGCACGTTACGGGGCTCGTGTTTCGCTCGATGCTGCTGAGTGTTGGTGGAGGCATCGCGGCGGGGGTGGTGCTGTCGATTGCGCTGAGCAAGGTGCTGGCGCACTGGTCGAGCGAGAGCGCGAGCTCGCGCGATCCGCTGCTGCTGGCGGGCGTGACGTGCGCGATGGCGGTGGTGGCATCGCTGGCGTGCGCTTTGCCGGCGCGGCGCGCATCGGGACTGGATCCGGTGGAGGCGATCCGGTATGAGTGA
- a CDS encoding c-type cytochrome: MVVLIAGCHSQPALTPQEAEGQHLYEVRCAHCHRDNDLALKKVPPDLNGLFRNPKLPSGAPATDAEVTRVILQGKGMMPAFTNRFTQEQMAALLAYLHGGLR, translated from the coding sequence TTGGTTGTCCTTATCGCCGGCTGCCATTCCCAGCCAGCACTTACTCCTCAGGAAGCTGAAGGCCAGCACCTGTATGAAGTCCGCTGCGCCCACTGCCACCGTGACAACGATCTCGCCCTCAAGAAGGTCCCACCCGACTTGAACGGCCTCTTCCGCAACCCCAAGCTCCCCAGCGGCGCACCCGCCACAGATGCCGAAGTCACCCGCGTGATCCTCCAGGGGAAGGGAATGATGCCCGCATTTACAAACCGATTCACGCAGGAGCAGATGGCCGCGCTCCTGGCCTACCTCCACGGCGGCCTGCGCTGA
- a CDS encoding threonine dehydratase has translation MKLPGLNQIEQAQQLVYRYMPPTPQYTWPLLNERLGAEAWVKHENHSPVGAFKIRGALVYMDWLKKMQPDAAGVVAATRGNHGQGVALAARMMGLKAVIVVPHGNSIEKNRAMQAQGAELIEHGHDFQESLEYARRLAEERGLTMVDSFHERLVMGTASYALEFFRAAPPLERIYVPIGLGSSICGVAAARNALSLPTEIVGVVSAASPSYAMSFAQKKVVEAPSTTRIADGLACRVPNAQAMEAIWDNVARIVEVSDEQIAAAMRIYYEDTHNVAEGAGAAALAGALMDGNRRKRIGVVFTGGNVDRAVYQSVLAGDL, from the coding sequence ATGAAGCTGCCCGGGCTAAACCAGATTGAGCAAGCGCAACAGCTTGTGTACCGTTACATGCCGCCGACGCCGCAGTACACGTGGCCGCTGCTGAATGAGCGGCTCGGCGCTGAGGCGTGGGTCAAGCATGAGAATCACTCGCCTGTGGGTGCTTTCAAAATTCGCGGGGCGCTGGTCTACATGGATTGGCTGAAGAAGATGCAGCCTGACGCGGCGGGCGTGGTTGCCGCGACACGGGGCAATCATGGGCAGGGCGTGGCGCTGGCCGCGCGCATGATGGGCCTGAAGGCGGTGATCGTGGTGCCCCACGGAAACAGCATCGAGAAGAATCGCGCGATGCAGGCGCAGGGCGCGGAGCTGATCGAACATGGGCACGATTTTCAGGAGTCGCTGGAATATGCGCGTCGACTGGCGGAGGAACGAGGGTTGACGATGGTGGACTCGTTCCATGAACGGCTGGTGATGGGCACTGCTTCTTACGCTCTGGAGTTCTTTCGCGCGGCGCCGCCGCTGGAACGTATCTATGTGCCGATCGGATTGGGATCGTCGATCTGCGGTGTGGCGGCTGCGCGCAATGCCCTGAGCCTGCCGACAGAGATTGTGGGCGTGGTGTCGGCGGCATCGCCGTCGTATGCGATGAGCTTCGCCCAGAAGAAGGTTGTGGAGGCTCCGTCGACGACGCGGATTGCCGATGGGCTGGCTTGCCGCGTTCCGAATGCGCAGGCAATGGAGGCGATCTGGGACAACGTCGCACGCATCGTTGAAGTGAGCGATGAGCAGATCGCGGCCGCGATGCGGATCTATTATGAGGACACGCATAACGTGGCGGAGGGGGCTGGAGCCGCAGCGCTGGCAGGCGCGCTGATGGATGGGAATCGCAGGAAGCGCATTGGCGTTGTGTTCACCGGTGGGAACGTGGATCGCGCCGTGTATCAATCGGTGCTGGCGGGGGATCTTTGA
- a CDS encoding PaaI family thioesterase: MTKPLQVEKLTRYADAVRKFASAAQNRCFGCGAANEHGLHLEFYLTQELHAVCETTVGDFFEGPKGFVHGGIIATLLDETMSKAVRAHGLVAMTRHMEVDYQRPVPSSEEIRLEGRVTRNEGRKHWTEALILNGHGKVLAHGKGLFIEVKPAPDPDPVKDGPTPHG; this comes from the coding sequence ATGACGAAGCCGTTGCAGGTAGAGAAGCTAACTCGCTATGCGGATGCGGTAAGAAAGTTTGCGAGTGCCGCACAGAATCGTTGCTTTGGATGTGGAGCTGCGAATGAGCACGGGCTTCATCTGGAGTTCTATCTGACGCAGGAGTTGCATGCTGTCTGCGAGACTACTGTGGGCGACTTCTTCGAAGGACCGAAGGGATTCGTTCATGGCGGCATTATTGCGACTCTGCTGGATGAAACGATGTCGAAGGCAGTTCGCGCGCATGGGCTGGTTGCGATGACGCGGCACATGGAAGTGGATTATCAGCGGCCCGTTCCTTCCTCGGAAGAGATTCGCCTGGAAGGGCGCGTCACACGCAATGAGGGCCGCAAGCACTGGACCGAGGCGCTCATCCTGAATGGCCACGGCAAAGTGCTGGCGCACGGCAAGGGGCTGTTCATCGAGGTGAAGCCAGCGCCAGATCCTGATCCGGTGAAGGATGGTCCCACGCCGCACGGATGA
- a CDS encoding flagellar hook protein FlgE has product MPSFFIPLTGLNADSSALNTIANNLANMNTIGFKARMAQFADLFYQQIGATGNGNPIQVGAGTQIASISTDFSSGTSNYTGLNTDVALQGNGFFIVSNGASQYLTRAGNFSLDSSGNLITANGFRVMGYPAVNGAINTNTSLVPINIPESAILSPKATSSFSIAANLDSTTTANSNFPATVNIYDSLGQMHTATVTYIANGNGSWNYSISLPASDTTAAQSVTGTMTFDSSGNLKTIQPTGAASASPVGTGAGAVSSIPVSFTGLTDGAANLTMNWNLLGASGTPTISQVASKSAVSGTLQDGYTSGQYQDFTIGSDGTVTVTFSNQQKMNVGQIALGNVANPQGLEADGNGNYSATLASGTPTIGTSGSAGLGKMQDAALEGSNVNISAEFANLIIAQRAFEANSKTVTTFDSITQETIQMIH; this is encoded by the coding sequence ATGCCAAGTTTTTTCATTCCGCTTACCGGCTTGAACGCCGATTCGTCTGCCCTCAACACCATCGCCAACAACCTCGCCAACATGAACACCATCGGTTTCAAGGCCCGCATGGCCCAGTTCGCTGACCTCTTCTATCAGCAGATCGGAGCGACAGGCAACGGCAACCCCATCCAGGTTGGCGCAGGCACGCAGATCGCGTCCATCTCAACAGACTTCTCCAGCGGCACCTCCAACTACACCGGACTTAACACCGACGTCGCGCTGCAGGGCAATGGATTCTTCATCGTTAGCAACGGGGCCAGCCAATATCTCACGCGCGCCGGCAACTTCTCGCTCGATTCCAGCGGCAATCTCATTACCGCGAATGGCTTTCGCGTCATGGGTTATCCGGCCGTGAATGGAGCAATCAACACCAACACGTCACTCGTGCCCATCAATATTCCTGAGAGCGCAATACTTTCGCCGAAAGCCACGAGCTCCTTCAGCATCGCGGCTAACCTCGACTCCACTACGACCGCAAACTCGAATTTCCCCGCGACCGTAAACATTTACGACTCGCTCGGCCAGATGCACACGGCAACCGTAACCTACATCGCCAATGGAAACGGCAGCTGGAACTACTCCATCTCGCTCCCCGCGTCCGACACCACGGCGGCTCAAAGCGTAACCGGAACCATGACCTTCGATAGCAGCGGCAATCTCAAGACCATCCAGCCCACAGGCGCAGCCAGCGCTTCACCCGTCGGCACAGGCGCCGGCGCTGTCTCCTCAATTCCCGTTTCCTTCACTGGCCTTACCGATGGAGCGGCGAACCTCACAATGAACTGGAACCTGCTCGGTGCAAGCGGCACGCCGACCATCAGTCAGGTCGCCTCCAAGTCCGCTGTCAGCGGCACCCTCCAGGATGGCTATACCAGCGGCCAGTATCAGGACTTCACCATCGGTTCTGACGGAACGGTCACGGTCACGTTCTCGAATCAGCAGAAGATGAACGTCGGCCAGATCGCTCTCGGCAATGTTGCCAATCCTCAGGGACTCGAGGCCGATGGCAACGGCAACTACTCCGCGACGCTCGCAAGCGGCACGCCAACCATCGGAACATCTGGCAGTGCAGGTCTTGGCAAAATGCAGGATGCAGCGCTCGAAGGCTCAAACGTCAACATCTCTGCCGAATTTGCGAACCTGATCATCGCGCAGCGCGCATTCGAAGCGAATTCAAAGACCGTCACGACCTTCGACTCCATAACACAAGAAACCATTCAGATGATTCACTAA
- a CDS encoding flagellar hook assembly protein FlgD: MTTTTGIWNTANAQGASAVNAKPMADSGGNSNDTSPSSTISANDFLTLLVTEMKNQDPTSANDPNQYINQLVSVNSLQQLIQINETLAVGLFGGNQPSSSSTSFAQVGLDSHRAGTVPSSDKSFSLAGASHSIRETPGNLGIPETNPAAVTIAQALSGKHI, translated from the coding sequence ATGACAACCACTACGGGAATCTGGAACACGGCCAACGCGCAGGGAGCGTCCGCTGTGAACGCCAAGCCAATGGCTGACTCTGGCGGTAACTCGAATGACACATCCCCATCCTCCACGATTTCGGCCAACGACTTCCTCACGCTCCTTGTCACGGAGATGAAGAATCAGGATCCGACTTCCGCGAACGATCCCAACCAGTACATCAACCAGCTCGTCAGCGTAAACAGCCTTCAGCAGCTCATTCAGATCAACGAAACACTGGCAGTGGGCCTCTTCGGCGGCAACCAGCCCAGTTCCTCCTCGACATCATTCGCGCAGGTGGGGCTCGACTCGCACCGCGCTGGCACTGTGCCGAGTTCCGACAAGAGTTTCTCACTTGCCGGCGCCTCTCATTCCATCCGCGAAACGCCAGGAAATCTAGGCATTCCCGAAACCAATCCTGCCGCAGTGACCATCGCGCAGGCGCTCAGCGGAAAACACATTTGA
- a CDS encoding FliI/YscN family ATPase, whose protein sequence is MTQLLERYFARLDSRQSWRWRGRVLESVGQTIESSGPLASVGECCEIIDQMGRTHGGEVIGFRGSNVLSMPVESCEGIRYGDAITALGRHPALNAGPGLAGRVLNALGEPLDAGPPIHAQTFLPLEGLVRPPLDRVPIRTPLGTGIRVLDALLTVGRGQRIGIFGGSGVGKSTLVGMMSRNTEADITVVGLVGERGREVGEFLENSLGEEGLARSVVIVSTSDQSPLLRMRAALAATTAAEYFAAQGKHVLLVLDSLTRFAMAAREIGLAAGEPPTAKGYTPSVFTRLARLVERAGEFRSGSITAFYSVLMEGDDQQDPLVDAVRSLLDGHVVLSRALASEGWYPPVQVLDSISRLMSAVASPEHRDQAALLRRLMAVYARSEDLVRIGAYKPGADPELDRALRARAPLRSFLMQNADESAPLRNTIERLAALCATV, encoded by the coding sequence ATGACCCAGCTGCTCGAACGCTATTTCGCACGGCTCGATTCGCGCCAGTCATGGCGATGGCGCGGCCGCGTGCTTGAGTCGGTTGGCCAAACAATCGAGTCCTCGGGCCCATTGGCTTCCGTCGGCGAGTGCTGCGAGATCATTGACCAGATGGGCAGGACGCACGGCGGCGAAGTCATTGGTTTTCGCGGCTCGAATGTGTTATCGATGCCCGTCGAATCCTGCGAAGGCATTCGCTACGGCGATGCCATCACCGCCCTCGGCCGTCATCCCGCCTTGAATGCGGGGCCGGGGCTCGCCGGCCGCGTTTTGAACGCGCTTGGTGAACCGCTCGATGCCGGCCCCCCAATCCATGCCCAAACATTTCTGCCGCTCGAAGGCCTTGTGCGTCCGCCGCTCGATCGCGTGCCCATCCGGACACCGCTTGGCACCGGCATCCGGGTTCTCGACGCGCTGCTCACCGTCGGGCGCGGACAGAGAATCGGCATCTTTGGCGGCTCGGGGGTAGGGAAGAGCACGCTCGTCGGCATGATGTCGCGCAACACGGAAGCGGACATCACCGTCGTGGGCCTAGTCGGCGAGCGAGGCCGCGAGGTCGGCGAGTTCCTCGAGAACTCACTCGGCGAAGAAGGCCTCGCGCGTTCGGTCGTCATCGTCTCTACATCCGACCAATCGCCGTTGCTGCGCATGCGCGCTGCGCTCGCCGCCACCACCGCGGCCGAATACTTCGCCGCCCAGGGCAAGCATGTTCTTCTCGTCCTCGATTCGCTGACGCGCTTCGCCATGGCCGCTCGCGAAATCGGTCTGGCCGCGGGCGAGCCGCCCACTGCCAAGGGATACACGCCCTCGGTCTTCACGCGTCTTGCCCGCCTGGTGGAGCGCGCCGGTGAATTCCGCTCGGGCTCCATTACTGCGTTCTATTCCGTCCTCATGGAAGGCGATGATCAGCAGGATCCGCTGGTCGATGCAGTGCGGTCTCTGCTTGATGGACATGTCGTATTATCGCGCGCGCTCGCTTCGGAAGGCTGGTATCCCCCGGTGCAGGTGCTCGACTCCATCAGCCGGTTGATGTCTGCGGTCGCCTCGCCCGAGCATCGCGACCAGGCCGCTCTGTTGCGTCGCCTCATGGCTGTCTACGCACGTTCTGAAGATCTGGTACGCATCGGCGCCTACAAGCCGGGAGCCGATCCCGAACTGGATCGCGCCCTTCGTGCCCGTGCACCGCTGCGATCCTTCCTCATGCAGAACGCTGATGAGAGTGCTCCTCTGCGCAACACCATCGAACGCCTTGCCGCCCTCTGCGCAACGGTGTAA
- a CDS encoding FliH/SctL family protein, with translation MNQLAPLLHVEPYGYAGAAPAPTPLAESCEDWPLLEVDAEGKPVFSEKEGSHSDATLLNEQFGARIAEETRRSYESGYARGREDSLGAAREAQQAAHAEQLRTIATAVESMTETFASERARYYERLEQEAVRLALAIAGRILRREAQMDPLFLLGAVRVALGQLTTSTKVRLRVPASDAELWIEAMTLLPNRDTKPEVIAAEDLRTGECLMETELGSADLGVRVQMTEIERSLLDRNSGTIHSDSELMVSPL, from the coding sequence ATGAATCAACTCGCACCGCTGCTCCACGTCGAGCCCTACGGCTATGCCGGCGCCGCGCCCGCGCCTACCCCCCTCGCCGAATCGTGCGAGGATTGGCCGTTGCTTGAAGTGGATGCCGAAGGCAAGCCCGTCTTCAGCGAAAAAGAGGGGAGCCACTCAGACGCCACGCTTCTCAATGAACAATTCGGCGCCCGCATCGCTGAAGAGACACGCCGCAGTTACGAATCTGGATACGCGCGCGGTCGTGAGGACAGCCTCGGCGCCGCGCGCGAGGCCCAGCAGGCCGCTCATGCGGAACAGCTTCGCACAATCGCCACCGCAGTCGAAAGCATGACGGAGACTTTCGCCTCTGAGCGCGCCCGCTACTACGAACGCCTTGAACAGGAAGCCGTTCGGCTGGCGCTCGCCATTGCCGGACGCATTCTGCGGCGCGAGGCCCAGATGGATCCGCTGTTCCTGCTGGGAGCGGTGCGTGTTGCCCTTGGCCAGCTCACGACCTCCACCAAAGTGCGGTTGCGCGTTCCCGCATCCGACGCAGAATTATGGATCGAAGCCATGACTCTTCTTCCTAACCGCGACACGAAGCCCGAAGTCATCGCCGCAGAAGACTTGCGCACCGGCGAGTGCCTGATGGAAACCGAACTCGGATCGGCGGACCTCGGAGTCCGCGTGCAGATGACAGAAATCGAGCGCAGCCTGCTCGATCGCAACTCCGGGACCATCCACAGCGATTCAGAGCTAATGGTGTCGCCGCTATGA
- the fliG gene encoding flagellar motor switch protein FliG, producing MAGQNGGVQRRSSMTGLRKAAILLVALGEETAKEILRTLNESDVQLLTEELAEIRTVSPELSAQVIEEFWDVLETQSFLVHGGLDYANRLLMETFGKERAEDLMTMVRRSQEAAQGNLAKLQRTDPQQLGKLLDAEHPQTIALVLAHLDPRRASQVVDNLSEEHKVVSLQRLAEMRQFSPEMAQKVAHSLHRRLESMGDTQRQNYSGFKAVADLLNRLNADEAKHILEVVEDSDPELALNIRNLMFTFEDLVTVPAASIREIVSGVDKRQLALALRGANEELRATIFKSMSSRAVEMLKEDMEVLGPVRAREVTQAQQEILNLARRLEAEGKVILKLETGDEMLA from the coding sequence ATGGCGGGCCAAAACGGAGGAGTACAGCGGCGGTCCTCAATGACCGGGCTGCGCAAAGCAGCCATTCTACTGGTTGCCCTGGGTGAGGAAACGGCGAAGGAAATCCTTCGTACGCTCAATGAATCCGATGTGCAGTTGCTCACCGAGGAGCTCGCCGAGATCCGCACCGTGAGCCCCGAGTTGTCCGCGCAGGTCATCGAGGAGTTCTGGGACGTTCTCGAAACGCAGAGCTTTCTCGTGCATGGCGGTCTCGATTACGCCAATCGCCTCCTGATGGAGACCTTCGGAAAAGAGCGGGCGGAGGATCTGATGACCATGGTACGGCGCTCGCAGGAAGCCGCGCAGGGCAACCTTGCCAAGCTGCAGCGCACCGATCCGCAGCAACTCGGCAAGCTGCTTGACGCGGAGCATCCCCAGACCATCGCGCTCGTTCTTGCTCATCTTGATCCCCGCCGTGCTTCGCAAGTTGTCGACAATCTCAGCGAAGAACACAAGGTCGTAAGCCTGCAGCGCCTGGCCGAAATGCGGCAGTTCTCGCCGGAGATGGCGCAGAAGGTTGCGCACAGCCTGCATCGCCGCCTTGAGAGCATGGGCGACACGCAGCGGCAGAACTACTCCGGCTTCAAGGCGGTGGCCGACCTGCTCAACCGCCTGAACGCCGACGAAGCCAAACACATTCTCGAAGTCGTCGAAGACAGCGATCCCGAACTCGCATTGAACATCCGCAATCTCATGTTCACCTTCGAGGACCTGGTGACCGTGCCCGCCGCCAGTATCCGCGAGATCGTCAGCGGAGTCGACAAACGGCAGCTTGCGCTCGCCCTTCGCGGCGCAAACGAAGAACTACGCGCCACCATCTTCAAGTCGATGAGCTCCCGCGCCGTTGAGATGTTGAAAGAAGACATGGAGGTGCTCGGACCTGTCCGCGCGCGCGAAGTCACGCAGGCCCAGCAGGAGATTCTCAATCTCGCGCGCCGTCTCGAAGCGGAAGGCAAAGTCATCCTCAAGCTTGAAACCGGCGACGAGATGCTTGCCTGA